A section of the Microbacterium forte genome encodes:
- a CDS encoding YaeQ family protein, translated as MAIGSTMHTFEVQLADMDRGVYDDFSLRAARHPSETDAYMLTRVLAYGLEFAEGIAFGGGISQTDEPAVLVRDLTGQIRAWIEIGAPDAERLHYGSRLAERTVVYTHRDPAKVMAPWADKRIHRSEDIRVFSFDAGFIDSAAPLIERRNTMTLTVTEQVLYLDLNGTTLTTAIHEHQLG; from the coding sequence ATGGCTATCGGCTCCACCATGCACACGTTCGAAGTCCAACTGGCCGACATGGATCGCGGTGTGTACGACGACTTCTCGCTGCGTGCGGCACGGCATCCGTCGGAGACCGATGCGTACATGCTCACCCGCGTGCTCGCGTACGGACTCGAGTTCGCAGAAGGCATCGCATTCGGCGGCGGGATCTCGCAGACCGACGAGCCGGCCGTCCTCGTCCGCGACCTCACCGGCCAGATCAGGGCCTGGATCGAGATCGGAGCGCCCGATGCCGAGCGCCTGCACTACGGCAGCCGACTGGCAGAGCGCACCGTCGTCTACACGCATCGCGATCCCGCGAAGGTCATGGCCCCCTGGGCAGACAAGCGCATCCACCGCTCGGAGGACATCCGGGTCTTCAGCTTCGATGCGGGGTTCATCGACTCCGCCGCACCGCTCATCGAGCGCCGCAACACCATGACGCTCACCGTCACCGAGCAGGTGCTCTACCTCGACCTCAACGGCACGACGTTGACGACGGCGATCCACGAGCACCAGCTCGGCTGA